The DNA region ATAGCTCCAGTGATATGAGTATTAAGATCGTCAAGGAAATTATTATAAATAATATTCTTTGGTACTCCGCGATATCTAATATTCTTGCCAGATATGTCCTCCTCTAGACGCCTCATCATATCTGCAAGCTTTCTATAATGCTTATCAAGACTAGTAAATTTTATGCTGAAATTTCTTCCATCATATTCATACCCTAGGAATTCGAATCCTTCCGCTACTCTATGTATGGCAGTTTTTTCTGAGTTTATTGTCAATCCAAGTGATGATGATTTTGTGTTGAGTTCGCTTTTGACGATCTCAAGCTCCTCTCTACTATCAGAGAAAATTATTATGTCATCCATATATCTATAATAGCGACGGCCCAGCATGATATGATCAATTGCGCCACCATAAATGTTAGCGAGGATGTTAGATATTGGTATACCTTGGGGCAGACCTTCGCTCCTATAAAAGTCTGGCTTTTTATTAATAAATCCTGAGGGAAAAATATGGTTATTTACCGCCCATTCAATAATTTTTATAGCATAAGGATCCACTATCCTACTCCGTAAAATTAACAAAAGCTTATCGTGGGGAATACTATCATAGTAATTCTTAAAATCTGTCTTAAGAACGTAACCACTTCGAAGCACATCATCTTGTATAGCTCGAATAATCACGTGTTGATGGCTTGGACTGGAATACTCAGGAAAATGATAGGCAATATAGTCCTTAAGAG from Deinococcus ficus includes:
- a CDS encoding reverse transcriptase domain-containing protein, which codes for MEFSLFLELFDIESFYKRAITKPSTGRDGIGFRDFAKVKDAELDTIIRKVDKKCYKFTPYNEILVPKRYDSTPRRLAIPTIRDRVLLTALKDYIAYHFPEYSSPSHQHVIIRAIQDDVLRSGYVLKTDFKNYYDSIPHDKLLLILRSRIVDPYAIKIIEWAVNNHIFPSGFINKKPDFYRSEGLPQGIPISNILANIYGGAIDHIMLGRRYYRYMDDIIIFSDSREELEIVKSELNTKSSSLGLTINSEKTAIHRVAEGFEFLGYEYDGRNFSIKFTSLDKHYRKLADMMRRLEEDISGKNIRYRGVPKNIIYNNFLDDLNTHITGAIYKGKKLGFTFYFSLSSSLSQFYALDNFIEVNLGKYNRDFPDHIPIRRHVQACIRWKHNNPEGYIKNFDVVLSTEERFDYLTERGILAPPIEQHTAEQVNQTYERYVRNRLRSLGSFSGNVVY